The proteins below come from a single Bacteroidales bacterium genomic window:
- the sufC gene encoding Fe-S cluster assembly ATPase SufC, whose translation MLTIKNLKAQINGKLILKGINLEVKPGEVHAIMGPNGSGKSTLASVLAGRENVEVTGGEVIFMGKNLLDLSPEERARMGIFLGFQYPVEIPGVSMVSFMRTAVNEIRKYRNLSPLSSSDFLKYMRDKKELVEIDTQLTNRSVNEGFSGGEKKKNEIFQMAMLEPKLAILDETDSGLDIDALRVVANGVNKLKRPDTATIVITHYQRLLDYIVPDIIHVLYNGQIVKTAGKELALELEEKGYDWIKKEFQN comes from the coding sequence ATGTTAACGATAAAAAATTTAAAAGCCCAAATAAATGGAAAACTTATTCTGAAAGGAATCAACTTGGAAGTTAAACCTGGCGAAGTTCATGCTATTATGGGACCCAATGGCTCAGGAAAAAGCACCTTAGCTTCGGTACTCGCCGGACGCGAAAATGTTGAAGTAACAGGAGGAGAAGTGATATTTATGGGTAAAAATTTACTCGATTTATCTCCCGAAGAACGTGCACGAATGGGTATATTTTTAGGTTTTCAGTATCCTGTTGAAATTCCAGGCGTAAGCATGGTTTCGTTTATGCGAACAGCTGTTAACGAAATACGTAAATACAGAAATCTATCACCCTTATCATCTTCAGATTTTTTGAAATATATGCGAGACAAAAAAGAACTGGTAGAAATAGACACACAACTCACCAATCGCTCAGTTAACGAAGGATTTTCGGGTGGTGAGAAAAAGAAAAATGAGATTTTTCAAATGGCTATGCTCGAACCCAAATTAGCCATCCTCGATGAAACCGATAGCGGCTTAGACATCGACGCTTTACGCGTAGTGGCAAATGGCGTCAATAAACTCAAACGACCCGACACTGCAACCATTGTCATTACTCACTATCAGCGACTGTTAGATTATATTGTGCCCGATATTATTCATGTATTGTACAACGGTCAAATTGTAAAAACAGCCGGGAAAGAACTTGCTCTCGAGTTAGAAGAAAAAGGATATGACTGGATAAAGAAAGAATTTCAAAATTAA
- the sufB gene encoding Fe-S cluster assembly protein SufB, translated as MENEHILNKITQSEYKYGFVTDIEAESIPKGLNEDIIKKISALKGEPEFMLEWRLKAFEYWKKMEMPQWAHLKIPPIDYQDIIYYSAPKQKATLNSLDEIDPELKKTFDKLGIPLDEQKQLSGVAVDAVMDSVSVKTTFKENLANLGIIFCSMSEAIREHPDLIKKYLGSVVPYTDNYFAALNSAVFSDGSFVYIPKGVRCPMELSTYFRINAANTGQFERTLIIADEDAYVSYLEGCTAPMRDENQLHAAVVELVALKNAEIKYSTVQNWYPGDKNGKGGIYNFVTKRGICKEENAKISWTQVETGSAITWKYPSCILKGDNSVAEFYSVAVTNNFQQADTGTKMIHIGKNTRSRIISKGISAGQSQNSYRGLVKIMKNADNARNYTQCDSMLMSDRCGAHTFPYIEIDNQTAIAEHEATTSRIGEDQIFYCNQRGISTEDAVGLIVNGYAREVLNQLPMEFAVEAQKLLQISLENSVG; from the coding sequence ATGGAAAATGAACACATATTGAATAAAATCACTCAATCGGAATATAAATACGGATTCGTTACTGATATCGAAGCCGAATCTATTCCTAAGGGTCTTAATGAGGACATCATCAAAAAAATTTCAGCTTTAAAAGGTGAACCCGAATTCATGCTCGAATGGCGGTTAAAAGCTTTTGAGTATTGGAAAAAAATGGAAATGCCACAATGGGCTCATTTAAAAATACCTCCTATCGATTATCAAGATATTATTTACTATTCAGCACCAAAACAAAAAGCTACCCTTAATTCTTTAGACGAAATCGATCCCGAACTTAAAAAAACTTTTGATAAATTGGGTATTCCACTCGATGAACAAAAGCAATTATCGGGTGTAGCTGTCGATGCTGTAATGGATAGTGTATCTGTAAAAACTACGTTTAAAGAAAACTTGGCAAATTTGGGTATTATTTTTTGCTCTATGAGCGAAGCCATTCGCGAACATCCCGATTTGATAAAAAAATATTTAGGCTCGGTAGTTCCTTATACCGACAATTATTTTGCAGCCCTCAACTCCGCTGTTTTTAGCGATGGATCGTTTGTTTATATTCCTAAAGGCGTACGTTGTCCTATGGAACTATCGACTTATTTCCGTATTAATGCTGCTAATACCGGACAATTTGAACGTACCCTCATCATTGCCGACGAGGATGCATACGTAAGCTACCTCGAGGGATGTACGGCTCCTATGCGAGACGAAAACCAACTACATGCTGCCGTAGTTGAGCTAGTTGCTTTAAAAAACGCTGAAATAAAATATTCTACGGTTCAAAATTGGTACCCAGGCGACAAAAACGGCAAAGGTGGAATATACAATTTTGTTACTAAACGAGGTATTTGCAAAGAAGAAAATGCAAAAATCTCGTGGACACAAGTAGAAACCGGTTCTGCAATAACATGGAAATACCCCAGTTGCATTCTGAAAGGCGATAATTCTGTTGCTGAATTTTATTCAGTAGCGGTAACCAATAATTTTCAACAAGCCGATACCGGCACCAAAATGATACACATAGGCAAAAACACTCGTAGCCGAATTATTTCCAAAGGAATCTCTGCCGGTCAAAGTCAAAACAGTTATCGTGGTTTGGTAAAAATCATGAAAAATGCCGATAATGCACGAAACTATACCCAGTGCGACTCCATGCTCATGAGCGATCGTTGCGGAGCTCACACCTTCCCATACATCGAAATCGACAACCAGACCGCTATAGCCGAACACGAAGCCACGACCTCACGCATTGGCGAAGACCAGATTTTCTATTGCAATCAACGTGGCATAAGCACCGAAGATGCCGTAGGGCTCATTGTGAATGGCTATGCTCGCGAAGTTTTAAATCAGTTACCTATGGAATTTGCTGTTGAAGCTCAAAAACTCTTGCAAATATCTTTAGAAAATAGTGTAGGATAA
- a CDS encoding DUF3352 domain-containing protein produces MMKWIRISVVLIFLIGIVVGGIYYYQNSFIEKEVMVSDIYKYIPTDAALIIEAKNISNLNTALNHSSKPWSLLKNIKEIERLNQQINYFDSVVKYHPLFKYNSTKGPVLLSFHPSGKKDFNTLLIVNFGSNTSEATAQSVVQDLYGHPITINEKTYNDQVIFSVIANPNDVISSFHFCFIHGLFIASNSSLMVEEVLRQHQSQYSLFDNPSFKKVVKTAGQNVEANLFINHKLFNKLWKKWLSSDLQKANINTSLAEWSAFDLHVSQNMFLINGFIDHGDSLVNYLKILSSQESVDFSFDNIIPKESHTFLFLSMSHFKNWQEAYSIFLESYGLRKGRDQTLSLLKKNQQIDIIRLFDQLIYKEVGLVFASNPESSDSLQSDDTFFIINTDNQTSSKEMLDSVLENYAQAKGKKYNDYILNLKLDNELSSEIYSFPITNIPEILFGSAFSNAGSRYAAFIDNYLIFTKSKRALQRILYANTLKKTLKNEELYRSYTDMLDKESNLLFYCDIARAKTFLKTTLHTNIFRVLEQNFEIVRQMDAVSCQISNNNDLLYTSLYVRYSPEIKQNTHTVWESKLDTTISMKPYFVINHTNQEKEIWVQDDANNIYLINNSGRILWKNHLPEKIKSDIFQVDLMKNKRLQYLFSTKNYIYIVDRNGEVLENYPIKLKAPATNAMSLITINKKNEQRIWIACADKKVYCYTLAGKLDKTWTFETTNHFVYQPVQYVSFDNKEYIYFVDTLNIYILNQQGKPAINIKQHFPINRNAQLYFEPKNHETETRFVINDIEGNIHFIYLDGKVKSCSFDKFSPHHYFLYNDMDADGYSDFIFVDEDELLIYQRNKKIMLSYSLPSKPLYKPIFYEFPLSKNKIGLVCKNSILLVDKDGKMPSGFPLKGISPFSISIFSTTIKNYYLIVGSDNGYLLNYEVFTNKQ; encoded by the coding sequence ATGATGAAATGGATTCGCATATCGGTTGTTTTAATTTTTTTGATAGGTATCGTGGTAGGTGGAATATATTACTACCAAAATTCGTTTATCGAAAAAGAAGTTATGGTTTCTGATATCTATAAGTATATTCCTACCGATGCTGCCCTAATTATTGAAGCTAAAAATATATCGAACCTAAATACAGCTTTAAATCATTCGAGCAAGCCGTGGTCTTTACTCAAAAATATAAAAGAAATAGAACGATTAAATCAACAAATAAATTATTTTGACAGTGTTGTAAAATATCATCCATTATTCAAATACAACTCAACTAAGGGTCCCGTATTACTATCGTTTCATCCCAGTGGTAAAAAAGATTTTAATACATTATTAATAGTAAACTTTGGTTCAAATACGAGCGAAGCAACCGCTCAATCAGTTGTTCAAGATTTGTACGGTCATCCTATTACGATAAATGAAAAAACATACAACGATCAAGTTATATTTTCGGTTATTGCCAACCCAAATGATGTAATATCATCGTTTCATTTTTGTTTTATACATGGTCTTTTTATTGCTTCAAATTCTTCGTTAATGGTTGAAGAGGTATTGCGTCAACATCAAAGCCAATATTCGCTATTCGACAATCCGTCGTTTAAGAAAGTTGTAAAAACGGCCGGGCAAAACGTTGAAGCCAATCTTTTTATAAATCACAAACTTTTTAATAAGCTTTGGAAAAAATGGCTATCGTCCGATTTGCAAAAGGCAAATATCAACACAAGTTTAGCAGAATGGTCGGCATTCGATTTACATGTCTCGCAAAACATGTTTTTAATCAATGGTTTTATAGATCATGGCGACTCACTAGTAAATTATTTAAAAATTTTATCAAGTCAGGAATCTGTCGATTTTAGCTTCGACAATATTATCCCTAAAGAAAGTCATACCTTTTTGTTTTTAAGCATGAGTCATTTTAAAAATTGGCAAGAAGCATACAGCATATTTTTAGAATCGTATGGTTTACGTAAAGGCAGAGACCAAACTTTATCCTTATTGAAAAAAAATCAACAAATCGATATTATTCGCTTATTCGATCAATTGATATATAAAGAAGTCGGTTTGGTCTTTGCTTCTAATCCCGAATCGAGCGATAGCCTTCAGAGCGATGACACCTTTTTTATTATCAATACCGATAATCAAACAAGTTCAAAAGAGATGTTAGACAGTGTGCTCGAAAACTATGCTCAAGCTAAAGGCAAAAAATACAACGACTATATTTTAAATTTAAAATTAGATAACGAACTTTCGTCCGAAATCTATAGTTTTCCTATTACAAATATACCTGAAATATTATTTGGTAGTGCCTTTTCGAATGCTGGCAGCCGCTATGCTGCTTTTATCGATAATTATCTGATATTTACAAAGTCTAAGCGAGCCTTACAGCGTATTTTATATGCCAATACGCTAAAAAAAACACTCAAAAACGAAGAACTATATCGCTCTTATACCGATATGCTCGATAAAGAATCGAACCTTTTATTTTATTGCGATATTGCTCGTGCTAAAACGTTTCTAAAAACAACACTTCACACCAACATTTTCCGTGTTTTAGAGCAAAATTTCGAAATTGTTCGACAAATGGATGCTGTAAGTTGTCAAATATCGAACAACAACGACTTATTATATACCAGTTTGTATGTTCGCTATAGTCCCGAAATAAAACAAAATACGCATACCGTTTGGGAAAGTAAGCTCGATACAACCATTAGTATGAAACCTTATTTTGTAATAAATCATACGAATCAGGAAAAAGAAATATGGGTTCAAGATGATGCCAATAACATATATCTTATCAATAATTCGGGTCGCATATTATGGAAAAATCATTTGCCCGAAAAAATAAAAAGCGATATTTTTCAAGTAGATTTAATGAAGAATAAACGGTTGCAATATCTGTTCAGTACCAAAAATTACATTTATATTGTTGATCGTAATGGCGAGGTATTAGAAAATTATCCTATAAAACTAAAAGCTCCTGCAACAAATGCTATGAGCCTTATAACTATAAATAAAAAAAATGAACAACGTATATGGATTGCTTGTGCCGACAAAAAAGTGTATTGTTATACACTTGCAGGGAAATTAGACAAAACATGGACTTTTGAAACTACTAACCATTTTGTTTATCAACCAGTACAATACGTTTCTTTCGACAATAAAGAATATATTTATTTTGTCGATACCCTTAACATCTATATTTTAAACCAACAAGGCAAACCAGCTATTAACATAAAACAACATTTTCCAATAAATCGTAATGCACAACTTTATTTTGAACCCAAAAATCATGAAACTGAAACTCGGTTTGTAATTAATGACATCGAAGGGAATATTCATTTTATTTATCTCGATGGAAAAGTAAAATCATGTTCATTCGATAAATTTAGCCCTCATCATTATTTTTTATATAACGATATGGATGCCGATGGTTATTCCGATTTTATTTTTGTTGACGAAGACGAACTTTTAATTTATCAACGTAATAAAAAAATAATGCTAAGCTATTCGTTACCTTCTAAGCCTTTATATAAACCCATATTTTACGAGTTTCCACTATCGAAAAATAAAATAGGTTTAGTTTGCAAAAATTCGATTTTATTGGTTGATAAAGATGGCAAAATGCCAAGCGGATTTCCTTTAAAAGGAATAAGTCCATTTAGCATAAGTATTTTTAGCACCACTATCAAAAACTATTACTTAATAGTAGGAAGCGATAATGGCTATTTGCTAAATTACGAAGTGTTTACGAACAAGCAATAG
- the sufD gene encoding Fe-S cluster assembly protein SufD, producing the protein MSTNLIQNIAQENIQKAMETVLDSGTQPIVAIRKEAYEKFLQKGLPNKKNENYKYTSIEQHYTGKYQFYPYLKSENINIDEVFKCDVPTLNTQVIVLMNGWYYATVQQPKLIKHSNGIIVGSLNEAINQYPELVFSYLGKAAHKYHDELSTINEALMQDGIFIYIPAKAQLEKPIQLINIVVADEPIQVYPRHLIISESEFENQILVCDHSLNPSPFIMNGLMEVFLKEKAKLSFYRMQNAHNHSVQITNNYIEQEKESQFHTAFITLHGGTVRNNLWVDLIGSEAQSNLNGLWLADKNQHIDYHTFVKHHTTNCESNQLFKGILDDEATGIFSGKILVEKGAQKTNAYQSNKNLIINPSAKVRSKPQLEIYADDVKCSHGSATGKLDDEAMFYLRSRGIAHKEACQLLMVAFASEITKQILIDALKEEVETLVDKRLRGELSRCNRCSIACS; encoded by the coding sequence ATGTCAACAAATCTTATTCAAAATATAGCCCAAGAAAATATTCAGAAAGCAATGGAGACGGTGTTGGATTCGGGAACACAACCAATTGTTGCAATTCGAAAAGAAGCTTATGAAAAGTTTTTACAAAAGGGGCTTCCCAACAAAAAAAACGAAAATTATAAATACACAAGTATTGAACAGCACTATACAGGGAAATATCAGTTTTATCCATATTTAAAATCTGAAAACATAAACATTGATGAAGTTTTTAAATGCGATGTACCAACGCTCAATACTCAAGTTATTGTACTTATGAATGGTTGGTATTATGCTACTGTTCAACAACCCAAATTAATAAAACACTCAAATGGCATTATTGTTGGAAGCCTTAACGAAGCCATTAACCAATATCCCGAATTAGTTTTTTCATATTTAGGCAAAGCCGCTCATAAATACCATGACGAACTAAGCACTATTAATGAAGCTTTAATGCAAGACGGGATTTTTATTTATATTCCTGCTAAAGCACAATTAGAAAAGCCTATACAACTCATAAACATTGTAGTTGCCGACGAACCTATCCAGGTTTATCCACGTCACTTAATTATTAGCGAAAGTGAATTCGAAAATCAAATTTTAGTATGCGACCATAGCCTTAACCCCAGTCCTTTTATTATGAATGGATTAATGGAAGTATTTTTAAAAGAAAAAGCTAAACTAAGTTTTTATCGAATGCAAAATGCTCATAATCATTCCGTTCAAATAACAAATAATTATATTGAACAAGAAAAAGAAAGTCAATTTCATACGGCTTTTATAACCCTTCATGGTGGAACTGTTCGCAACAACCTGTGGGTTGATTTAATAGGCTCAGAAGCTCAATCGAACCTTAATGGTTTATGGCTAGCAGATAAAAATCAACATATTGATTATCATACTTTTGTAAAACATCATACAACTAATTGCGAAAGCAATCAACTTTTTAAAGGTATCCTCGACGATGAAGCCACCGGAATTTTTTCTGGTAAAATATTAGTTGAAAAAGGAGCTCAAAAAACAAATGCTTATCAATCGAATAAAAACCTTATCATTAACCCTTCGGCAAAAGTACGCTCAAAACCACAACTTGAAATTTATGCCGACGATGTTAAATGTAGCCACGGTTCTGCCACAGGTAAACTCGACGATGAAGCTATGTTTTACCTGCGTTCGCGTGGCATTGCTCATAAAGAAGCTTGCCAATTACTAATGGTTGCTTTTGCCAGCGAAATAACCAAACAAATACTCATTGATGCATTAAAAGAAGAAGTAGAAACCTTGGTTGATAAACGCTTGAGAGGCGAACTATCGCGTTGTAATCGTTGTTCTATTGCTTGTTCGTAA
- a CDS encoding DUF5103 domain-containing protein, with amino-acid sequence MNKYKNIWLIFFIVSTFTYAQNDYFDSSSIRYNDFIYQSTIHTPQIHKLGNELSYPFVEMNSNDTLVAQFDDFQDNIQDYYFTIIHCDKNWTPSSLSFYEYAEGFDDCPIKNYAFSFNTLQSYIHYSLTIPNEQLKIKLSGNYLLLVHHNDRSKPVLTLRFFVYEPLTQITAQAHQATLTEYRKTHQEIDFSIKNAFSCNNPFAEISVVISQNFRFDNAIYDLKPQFVKDNELIYNYEQGNLFEGGSEFRWVDSKSIRFQAERIQAIEFERPLYHYYMYPDEKRTFKVYFQWQDINGRFLVKNSMGRDSRIEADYVYVHFFLPFEAPLAEGNLYVAGNFNRWQYNNTNQMTYNYDQKRYELTLLLKQGFYDYAYAYLTDKNNQADFGFIEGNHYETENDYYIFVYWKNNSSLYERLVGVKAINSSRQ; translated from the coding sequence GTGAATAAATATAAGAATATCTGGTTAATATTCTTTATCGTATCAACTTTTACCTATGCTCAAAATGATTATTTTGATAGCTCAAGTATTCGTTATAACGATTTCATTTATCAATCGACGATACATACTCCACAAATACATAAACTGGGCAATGAACTATCGTATCCATTTGTAGAGATGAATAGCAACGACACACTGGTAGCACAATTTGATGATTTTCAGGACAACATTCAAGATTATTATTTTACCATTATTCATTGCGATAAAAACTGGACACCTTCGTCACTCAGTTTTTATGAATATGCCGAAGGCTTCGACGATTGTCCTATTAAAAATTATGCTTTTTCGTTTAATACTTTACAGTCGTACATTCATTATAGTCTTACTATTCCTAACGAACAACTAAAAATAAAATTAAGTGGAAACTATTTATTACTGGTACATCATAACGACCGTAGTAAACCTGTACTAACACTTCGTTTTTTTGTATATGAGCCTTTGACACAAATTACAGCACAAGCCCATCAGGCAACTTTAACCGAGTATAGAAAAACGCATCAAGAAATTGATTTCTCCATTAAAAACGCTTTTAGTTGTAACAACCCTTTTGCAGAGATTTCGGTTGTTATTAGCCAAAACTTCCGATTTGATAATGCCATATACGATTTAAAACCGCAATTTGTTAAAGACAACGAACTGATATATAATTACGAACAAGGTAATCTTTTTGAAGGCGGAAGTGAATTCCGTTGGGTCGATTCTAAAAGCATTCGTTTTCAGGCAGAGCGAATACAAGCTATTGAATTTGAACGCCCCTTATATCATTATTATATGTACCCCGACGAAAAACGTACTTTTAAAGTCTATTTTCAATGGCAAGATATAAACGGACGTTTTTTAGTAAAAAACAGTATGGGACGTGATAGTCGCATTGAAGCCGATTATGTTTATGTGCATTTTTTCTTACCATTCGAAGCTCCTTTAGCAGAAGGAAATTTATATGTAGCTGGCAATTTCAATCGTTGGCAATATAATAACACCAATCAAATGACGTATAATTACGACCAAAAACGATATGAGCTTACTTTACTTTTAAAACAAGGATTTTATGATTATGCTTATGCATACCTTACAGATAAAAATAATCAAGCCGATTTTGGCTTTATAGAAGGCAATCACTACGAAACCGAAAACGATTACTATATTTTTGTTTACTGGAAAAATAACAGTTCTCTATACGAACGTTTAGTTGGTGTAAAAGCGATTAATTCAAGCAGACAATAA
- a CDS encoding glutamine synthetase, protein MERYALHSNLIEKYLQKDAETFTREDIIKYICDHHIEMVNFRYVAQDGRLKTLNFYISSLEYLETILTFGERVDGSSLFSFIEAGSSDLYVIPRYSTAFVNPFSEIPAVDILCSFYTNEGKPLESAPEYILKKAHQYFQETTGLKFKALGELEYYVIAPIVNDYEPTNQKGYHESVPFIKYNDFRNHAMQLISQCGGKIKYGHSEVGAFSDDNYIYEQHEIEFLPVPVEQTADQILIAKWVLRNLAYQYGITVSFAPKITIGKAGSGMHIHMLAEKDGHNAMLENGQLSIIARKMIAGILSHADALTAFGNTTPLSYMRLVPHQEAPTNICWGDRNRSVLIRVPLGWTTNVDMASAANPHAIITNLPKPEKQTIELRSPDGTADVYLLLAGIVISATHGFTLDNALELAEKLYVNVNIHKEDCRDKAKYLGHLPSSCVESARALQAKRKSFEINNIFPAGTIDHIIKYLSDFNDADLREQLQRDQQMLEELVKKNLHLK, encoded by the coding sequence ATGGAAAGGTATGCTCTTCATTCTAATTTAATTGAAAAATATTTACAAAAAGATGCTGAAACTTTTACACGAGAAGACATCATAAAGTATATTTGCGATCATCATATTGAAATGGTTAATTTTAGATATGTCGCACAAGATGGACGATTAAAAACGCTTAACTTTTATATATCAAGCCTTGAGTATTTAGAAACTATTTTAACTTTTGGCGAACGTGTCGATGGTTCGAGTTTGTTTTCATTTATTGAAGCAGGTTCGAGCGATTTATATGTTATACCTCGTTATTCTACGGCTTTTGTCAATCCTTTTTCTGAAATTCCTGCTGTAGATATTTTATGTTCGTTTTATACGAATGAAGGGAAGCCACTCGAAAGTGCTCCCGAATATATACTTAAAAAGGCTCATCAATATTTTCAAGAAACAACAGGGCTCAAATTTAAAGCATTAGGAGAACTTGAATATTATGTAATTGCTCCCATTGTAAATGACTATGAGCCAACCAATCAAAAAGGGTATCACGAATCTGTTCCTTTTATTAAATATAACGACTTCCGCAATCATGCTATGCAACTTATTTCGCAATGTGGTGGTAAAATAAAGTATGGACATTCAGAAGTAGGAGCATTTTCTGACGACAACTATATTTATGAACAACATGAAATTGAATTTTTGCCGGTTCCTGTTGAACAAACTGCTGATCAGATTTTAATAGCCAAATGGGTACTTCGCAATTTAGCTTATCAATATGGTATAACGGTTAGTTTTGCACCAAAAATCACTATTGGCAAAGCAGGTAGTGGCATGCATATTCATATGTTAGCCGAAAAAGATGGACATAATGCTATGCTCGAGAATGGCCAACTTAGTATTATTGCTCGCAAAATGATTGCGGGCATTCTTTCGCATGCCGATGCATTGACTGCTTTTGGCAATACAACACCGCTTTCGTACATGCGCTTAGTGCCCCATCAAGAAGCACCAACTAACATATGTTGGGGCGATCGTAATCGTTCTGTACTAATTAGGGTTCCATTAGGTTGGACCACAAATGTAGATATGGCTTCGGCAGCGAATCCTCATGCTATTATTACCAATCTTCCTAAACCTGAAAAACAAACCATTGAATTACGTTCACCCGATGGAACTGCCGATGTTTATTTATTGTTAGCAGGTATTGTTATCTCAGCAACACATGGTTTTACTTTAGATAACGCACTTGAACTTGCCGAAAAACTTTATGTTAATGTTAATATTCATAAAGAAGATTGTCGTGATAAGGCAAAATATTTAGGGCATTTACCTTCGTCGTGTGTAGAATCGGCAAGGGCATTGCAAGCTAAACGTAAAAGTTTCGAAATAAATAACATTTTTCCTGCAGGAACCATCGATCATATTATAAAATATTTATCAGATTTTAATGATGCCGATTTAAGAGAACAACTTCAACGCGATCAACAAATGCTCGAAGAATTGGTTAAAAAAAACTTGCACCTTAAATAA